A genomic window from Flavobacterium phycosphaerae includes:
- the meaB gene encoding methylmalonyl Co-A mutase-associated GTPase MeaB, which yields MNDKANKKSALHEKDGIPPPEVFSQSAMANIVRKRQVQPSAPELIAGILAQDKVALSRAITLVESTNNSHLSKANEIISGCLPHANQSVRIGITGVPGVGKSTFIEAFGSYLTAMGKKVAVLAVDPSSTISHGSILGDKTRMEELVKDDNAYIRPSASGETLGGVARKTRETIILCEAAGFDTIIIETVGVGQSETAVHSMVDFFLLLKISGAGDELQGIKRGIMEMADAIVINKADGDNVAKAKLAKTEFNRALHLFPAKSSGWTPTVSTCSAFEKTGIDAVWETITAYLTLVKSNHYFENKRQEQSLYWMLETINEQLKQNFYQHPDIAELLATSQQEVLQNKISPFAAAQNLLTHYFKK from the coding sequence TTGAACGACAAGGCTAACAAAAAAAGTGCTTTACACGAAAAAGACGGCATTCCGCCACCGGAGGTCTTCAGTCAGTCGGCTATGGCCAACATTGTCCGTAAGCGGCAAGTACAACCTTCGGCACCGGAGCTGATTGCCGGTATTTTGGCCCAAGACAAAGTAGCCTTGAGTCGAGCCATTACCTTGGTGGAAAGTACCAACAACAGCCATTTATCCAAAGCCAATGAAATCATTTCGGGTTGTTTGCCTCATGCCAACCAATCGGTCAGAATAGGCATTACCGGCGTTCCCGGGGTGGGAAAAAGTACGTTTATAGAAGCGTTTGGCAGCTACTTAACCGCTATGGGTAAAAAAGTAGCGGTCTTGGCGGTTGACCCTAGCAGTACGATTTCGCACGGGAGCATTTTGGGCGATAAGACCCGTATGGAAGAGCTGGTTAAAGATGACAATGCTTATATCCGTCCGAGTGCTTCGGGAGAAACCCTGGGCGGGGTGGCTCGAAAGACCCGTGAAACCATTATCCTTTGTGAAGCCGCAGGTTTTGACACCATCATCATTGAAACGGTAGGCGTCGGACAAAGCGAAACGGCGGTGCACAGCATGGTCGATTTCTTTTTGTTACTAAAAATATCGGGAGCCGGCGATGAACTGCAGGGCATCAAACGCGGTATTATGGAAATGGCAGATGCTATTGTCATCAACAAAGCCGATGGGGATAATGTGGCTAAAGCCAAATTGGCTAAAACCGAATTCAACAGGGCTTTGCACTTGTTTCCGGCTAAAAGTTCGGGGTGGACCCCAACAGTTTCTACTTGTAGTGCTTTTGAAAAAACCGGTATTGATGCTGTTTGGGAAACCATTACCGCTTATCTAACTTTAGTCAAAAGCAACCACTATTTCGAAAACAAGCGTCAGGAACAAAGTTTGTACTGGATGCTGGAAACCATCAACGAACAGTTGAAACAAAACTTTTACCAACACCCTGATATTGCTGAACTACTGGCTACCAGCCAACAAGAAGTACTTCAAAACAAAATCTCTCCTTTTGCCGCGG
- a CDS encoding AEC family transporter, which translates to MDNILLVFLCLLMGLGMQRITAFPKNGHLALNQFVIYIALPALALFYIPKVSISTDLLFPLGIAWIGFMLSFAFFYTLGKRLGWPNRLIGCLVITAGLGNTSFVGFPIIQALYGEEGLKTAIIVDQPGSFVVMATLGIITAGIFAKGEPSRNEIIKKILLFPPFIAFVVACIMNVMKVDFNDHFQTVFQKLGATVTPVALVAVGLQLKIDKRSQHWKFLRLGLLFKLFITPAVFLVLYKIILGGKGLAVDVSIMESAMAPMITGAILASNYGLKPKLSSMMVGIGIPLSFISLAFWYFILNTF; encoded by the coding sequence ATGGATAACATTCTACTAGTTTTTCTTTGCTTACTTATGGGTTTGGGCATGCAACGCATAACCGCCTTCCCCAAAAACGGACACTTAGCCCTTAACCAATTTGTTATTTATATAGCGCTGCCGGCTTTGGCCTTGTTCTATATTCCTAAGGTTTCCATTTCTACTGATTTGTTGTTTCCTTTGGGCATTGCGTGGATTGGCTTTATGCTGTCGTTTGCTTTTTTCTATACCCTCGGAAAACGATTAGGCTGGCCCAACCGATTGATAGGCTGTTTAGTCATCACGGCTGGTTTGGGGAATACTTCTTTTGTTGGTTTTCCTATCATACAGGCCCTTTATGGCGAAGAAGGATTGAAGACCGCCATCATAGTGGATCAGCCCGGTTCGTTTGTCGTAATGGCCACATTGGGTATTATCACTGCGGGTATCTTTGCCAAAGGCGAGCCCAGCCGCAACGAAATCATCAAAAAAATATTGCTGTTCCCCCCGTTTATAGCCTTTGTTGTTGCTTGTATCATGAACGTGATGAAAGTAGATTTTAACGACCACTTTCAAACCGTTTTCCAAAAATTGGGTGCTACAGTAACGCCGGTGGCCCTGGTAGCGGTAGGCTTACAGCTCAAGATTGACAAACGCAGCCAGCACTGGAAATTCCTTCGCTTGGGATTGTTGTTCAAACTGTTCATCACACCGGCTGTTTTCTTGGTGTTGTATAAAATCATTTTGGGCGGAAAAGGCTTAGCGGTTGACGTTTCCATCATGGAATCGGCTATGGCGCCTATGATTACCGGAGCGATATTGGCTTCTAATTATGGCTTGAAACCCAAGTTGAGCAGTATGATGGTAGGTATCGGTATCCCGCTGTCGTTTATCTCACTGGCTTTTTGGTATTTCATTTTAAACACTTTTTAA